In one Caldivirga sp. genomic region, the following are encoded:
- a CDS encoding ATPase domain-containing protein, whose protein sequence is MATAPVARVRTVDWLDKMLNGGLPKGTWTVITGGPGVGKSVLTILIAGGNLKTMPIIYVTTESSFRDVVRQAGLFGLDLGNAVSLHDILTGKANAGESNMIVIDLFSLYRQYRELIRGEGGRKPSRALSIEVLKSAVSRALEELGLLEGNGRITGEVLVIVDSMTAFWADKPALARALSYGLRQSLYGPNLTVIMTSQYAPTTAMSFGFGLEHVADGIIHMWMDDVEAVKEVRRWLIIKKMRLTNHYSKAVRFNITEKGIIPLEPSLGEVNQGP, encoded by the coding sequence ATGGCCACTGCGCCTGTGGCTAGGGTGCGTACGGTTGATTGGCTTGATAAGATGCTTAACGGTGGGTTACCTAAGGGTACTTGGACAGTGATCACTGGGGGGCCTGGTGTGGGTAAGAGTGTTTTAACAATACTCATTGCTGGGGGTAACCTTAAGACCATGCCCATCATCTACGTAACCACTGAGTCAAGCTTCCGCGACGTGGTTAGGCAGGCTGGGTTATTTGGGTTGGACCTCGGTAATGCGGTAAGCCTCCACGATATCCTCACGGGTAAGGCTAATGCAGGGGAATCAAACATGATAGTCATTGACCTATTCTCCCTATACAGGCAGTACCGTGAATTAATAAGGGGGGAGGGGGGCCGTAAGCCATCTAGGGCGTTGAGTATTGAGGTCCTGAAGAGCGCCGTATCAAGGGCCCTTGAGGAGTTAGGACTCCTTGAGGGGAATGGTAGGATTACGGGTGAGGTACTGGTCATTGTTGACTCAATGACTGCCTTCTGGGCTGATAAGCCAGCATTGGCTAGGGCATTGAGTTATGGGCTTAGGCAAAGCCTATATGGGCCTAACCTAACAGTCATCATGACTAGCCAGTACGCGCCCACGACCGCAATGAGCTTCGGCTTTGGGCTTGAGCATGTGGCTGACGGCATAATACACATGTGGATGGATGACGTGGAGGCCGTTAAGGAGGTTAGGAGGTGGCTAATCATCAAGAAGATGAGGTTAACTAACCATTACAGTAAGGCCGTGAGGTTCAACATTACTGAGAAGGGTATTATACCCCTTGAACCAAGCCTAGGGGAGGTTAACCAGGGGCCTTAG
- a CDS encoding DUF87 domain-containing protein produces MDRRLALVFMVSLIASVAYPPLSPLLWVVSLLTRDWFHWLSLLIYGGRVAPRSEVRGGRLITNGESYLFYEAEPLIDLSTSHEKALVALSNMLNRLSGEVGFYRLNNKLYIRVPEDSRDELVLRQFFILRQVKPNQVVGLITRFNPINLAWFSLVGLLIKWPLNLPTIVIITVAVILHSRHFSLNLNQHPGIGVASSGVAFTRLDSGDRLAIAMGNAGRDFILILKPNPGFRAIATEEYNRYRELAVTRVRGRFEQEAEQWRIVLDRLNNGELGFRALIIGDVKLPASRVGRALNHLSEPNITLLTNDAQYIPVFQGQALESGLSRAIVEVGVDRFSNPITLDLDALGNAHGVVIGPSGRGKTKTTMSLIMRMPQLNYLILDPEGEYCRVFKDWHCVNADEAYIDYLAPFNESPYVKANYIYDSFKHSFNAEDEAILSLYEGEYPGLINALDWLTANSRYSRYWRMIRGMAPGSIISLEGMLNGRVIINYSRLRQEDRLISLMMQALVGEVFNAYLNRRSEGELVRQVIIADEAYLILGSRAVWSLIRAGRKRGLSLWFITQSIRDAPPGALQNLGFSIILAGPDAYIDEVRQHFGLSQADYDWLRLDIPPRLLGGEWAMGILYAPPTPRHAYIRLEPSALM; encoded by the coding sequence GTGGATAGGAGGCTTGCGTTAGTCTTCATGGTGAGCCTAATAGCCAGCGTAGCCTACCCGCCTTTAAGCCCACTACTATGGGTTGTGAGCCTACTAACCAGGGATTGGTTCCATTGGCTCAGCCTCCTAATTTACGGTGGTAGGGTTGCACCGAGGAGTGAGGTGAGGGGTGGTAGGCTCATTACTAATGGTGAATCATACTTATTCTACGAGGCTGAGCCACTCATTGACTTATCAACAAGCCATGAGAAGGCCCTGGTGGCGTTATCCAACATGCTTAATAGGTTAAGTGGGGAGGTTGGCTTCTATAGGCTTAACAATAAGCTGTACATTAGGGTTCCTGAGGATTCGAGGGATGAGTTGGTGCTTAGGCAATTCTTCATACTGAGGCAGGTTAAGCCTAATCAGGTTGTTGGCTTAATAACCAGGTTTAACCCCATTAACCTAGCCTGGTTCAGCCTAGTTGGCTTACTCATTAAGTGGCCCCTCAACCTCCCGACAATCGTAATCATTACCGTGGCCGTAATCCTACACTCAAGGCACTTCAGCCTAAACCTTAACCAACACCCAGGCATTGGTGTTGCCTCAAGCGGTGTAGCGTTCACTAGGCTTGATTCAGGCGATAGGTTGGCCATAGCCATGGGTAACGCTGGGAGGGACTTCATCCTAATCCTTAAGCCTAATCCGGGATTCAGGGCTATTGCCACTGAGGAGTATAATCGCTATAGGGAATTAGCCGTAACCAGGGTTAGGGGTAGGTTTGAGCAGGAGGCTGAGCAGTGGCGCATAGTCCTGGATAGGCTTAATAATGGGGAGTTGGGCTTTAGGGCACTCATAATTGGTGACGTTAAGTTACCTGCAAGTAGGGTGGGTAGGGCGTTGAACCACTTGAGTGAACCCAACATTACACTACTCACTAATGATGCCCAGTACATTCCAGTATTCCAGGGGCAGGCGTTGGAGTCGGGGTTAAGTAGGGCTATTGTGGAGGTTGGCGTGGATAGGTTCAGTAACCCAATAACCCTTGACCTAGACGCCCTAGGTAATGCTCATGGGGTTGTTATTGGGCCAAGCGGCCGCGGTAAGACTAAGACCACGATGAGCCTAATCATGAGGATGCCTCAATTAAACTACCTAATCCTAGACCCTGAGGGTGAGTACTGCAGGGTGTTTAAGGATTGGCACTGCGTTAACGCTGATGAAGCCTACATTGACTACCTAGCCCCATTTAACGAGTCACCCTACGTTAAGGCTAATTACATTTACGATTCCTTCAAGCACTCATTCAATGCTGAGGATGAGGCCATCCTAAGCCTCTATGAGGGTGAGTACCCGGGTTTAATTAATGCCCTTGATTGGCTTACCGCTAACTCAAGGTACTCTAGGTACTGGAGGATGATTAGGGGTATGGCGCCGGGCAGTATAATTAGCCTCGAGGGCATGCTTAACGGTAGGGTCATTATTAATTACTCTAGGCTTAGGCAGGAGGATAGGTTAATTAGCCTAATGATGCAGGCGCTGGTTGGGGAGGTCTTTAACGCCTACTTAAATAGGCGTAGTGAGGGGGAGTTGGTTAGGCAGGTTATTATTGCTGATGAGGCTTACCTAATACTTGGCTCCAGGGCTGTTTGGAGCCTCATTAGGGCTGGGAGGAAGCGTGGCCTATCCCTATGGTTCATTACCCAAAGCATCCGTGACGCACCACCAGGGGCATTACAGAACCTCGGCTTCTCAATAATCCTAGCCGGCCCAGACGCCTACATTGATGAGGTTAGGCAGCACTTTGGTTTAAGCCAGGCTGACTACGATTGGCTTAGGCTGGATATTCCACCAAGGCTACTTGGTGGGGAGTGGGCAATGGGGATACTGTACGCGCCGCCAACACCAAGGCACGCCTACATTAGGCTTGAGCCAAGCGCACTAATGTAG
- a CDS encoding cystathionine gamma-synthase family protein — translation MGKATDSIHGHDHVDEYGSVVPPIYLSTPFRQIIEANLSDRGFDLKYSREENPTVRYLERILAKLEDGVDALATNNGMAAVSTALISILKSGSRLILPAEIYGTTLGLALNIDKFGVRTIVTMPETEDLAEAIKSAPNSIIVIETLTNPMLRVIDVDYLVKVSKDNDSLLIVDNTMATPILYRPIEHGVSVVIHSATKYISGHNDILAGAIVANNTSVIEEMWQWRRRLGTIIQPLDAYLVLRGIKTMDLRVKKHCDNAMAIADYLSNHSKIKEVYYPGLKQSPYHGLASRMFNGLYGGIVSFKVKGGKEEVRAFLNSLKIIKPAPSFGGPESLIMYPITSAAQPIPEEYKAKLGIDESLLRLSVGLEDVEDIVNDLDNALKQIP, via the coding sequence ATGGGTAAGGCAACTGATTCAATTCATGGGCATGACCATGTTGATGAGTATGGATCAGTAGTACCACCAATATACTTGTCAACACCCTTCAGGCAAATCATTGAAGCTAATTTATCAGATAGGGGGTTTGACTTAAAGTACTCCAGGGAAGAGAACCCAACCGTCAGGTACCTTGAACGCATATTGGCTAAGCTTGAGGATGGTGTTGATGCATTAGCCACTAATAATGGTATGGCTGCGGTTTCCACAGCCTTAATAAGCATACTTAAGTCTGGTTCAAGGCTAATCCTCCCCGCTGAAATATACGGAACAACACTGGGCTTAGCCTTAAACATTGATAAATTCGGTGTAAGAACAATAGTCACCATGCCCGAGACTGAGGATTTAGCTGAGGCCATTAAATCAGCCCCCAATTCAATCATAGTGATTGAGACCTTAACTAACCCAATGCTAAGGGTTATTGATGTGGATTACTTAGTCAAGGTGTCTAAGGATAATGACTCACTGCTAATTGTTGACAACACCATGGCTACGCCAATACTCTATAGGCCAATTGAACATGGGGTCAGTGTAGTGATCCACAGCGCCACTAAGTACATTTCAGGGCATAACGATATACTGGCTGGAGCCATAGTAGCTAATAATACTAGTGTGATTGAGGAAATGTGGCAGTGGAGGAGGAGGCTGGGTACAATAATACAGCCCCTTGACGCCTACCTAGTGTTAAGGGGGATTAAGACAATGGACCTAAGGGTTAAGAAGCATTGTGATAATGCAATGGCCATTGCTGATTACTTAAGTAATCACTCTAAGATTAAGGAGGTTTATTACCCAGGCCTAAAGCAAAGTCCATATCACGGGTTAGCCTCAAGAATGTTCAATGGACTATACGGTGGAATAGTGTCATTCAAGGTGAAGGGGGGTAAGGAGGAGGTTCGTGCCTTCCTTAATTCACTGAAAATCATTAAACCAGCCCCAAGCTTTGGTGGACCAGAATCATTAATAATGTACCCAATAACCAGTGCGGCACAACCAATACCTGAGGAGTATAAAGCTAAACTGGGTATCGATGAAAGCCTACTCAGGCTATCAGTTGGGTTAGAGGACGTGGAGGATATAGTAAATGACTTAGATAACGCACTTAAGCAGATACCGTAA
- a CDS encoding sulfatase, translating to MTVPDLNVVVVVLDSLRQDHVGFYRGLYGWPRVFDNVPPPDTPNLDRLASESVVFTNAYPSGLPTIPVREELLTGQFTLPYHPWSPMHPDSYTMPELLRGLGYFTGLISDTYHLFKPSMNYTKGFNTWFFIRGQEYDTYGIPPPVNRRVEDYVTKDYYSNYVGSRSYAELVAQFLANIDDWRSEGDWFAARVFNTAVNWVRDAYRRTGRFMLWVDSFDPHEPWFPPPRFDKYTDPSYKGPRLIMPMGGDAGKWYSQGQINYIRGLYAGEVSYVDHYFGEFYNALRDLGLLEQSIIILLADHGHPLADHGKFLKGGDRLYSELLKVPFMVRLPNGRHLVTDAIVQFPDVLPTLIELLGLPETYTYPLAGRSFASILNGSASRHRAYAIMGYHEAVDRCIRDGEWSLIYRPDGNHELYNLTKDPRERANLAGEMPDKVNEMLSKLALWFMNRSRPVRQVQAKYELGGTGKA from the coding sequence ATGACTGTGCCTGATTTGAATGTTGTGGTTGTTGTTTTGGATAGTCTTAGGCAGGATCACGTTGGCTTCTATAGGGGGCTTTACGGTTGGCCTAGGGTTTTTGATAATGTCCCTCCACCTGATACTCCTAACCTTGATAGGTTGGCTTCCGAGAGCGTGGTCTTCACTAACGCTTACCCATCTGGTTTACCCACTATTCCTGTTAGGGAGGAGTTGTTGACTGGTCAGTTCACGCTACCATACCACCCATGGTCACCAATGCACCCAGACTCATACACGATGCCCGAGCTCCTTAGGGGTTTAGGGTACTTTACTGGCTTAATCTCGGACACGTACCACTTGTTTAAGCCTAGTATGAATTACACTAAGGGCTTCAACACTTGGTTCTTCATTAGGGGTCAGGAGTATGATACTTACGGTATTCCACCACCGGTTAATAGGCGTGTTGAGGATTACGTGACTAAGGACTACTACAGCAACTATGTTGGTTCTAGAAGCTATGCTGAGCTTGTGGCCCAATTCCTAGCTAACATTGATGATTGGAGGAGTGAGGGTGATTGGTTCGCGGCTAGGGTGTTTAACACTGCGGTTAATTGGGTTAGGGATGCCTATAGGAGGACTGGTAGGTTCATGCTTTGGGTGGATAGCTTTGACCCACATGAACCATGGTTCCCACCACCAAGGTTTGACAAGTACACTGACCCCAGTTACAAGGGGCCTAGGTTAATAATGCCCATGGGTGGTGATGCCGGTAAGTGGTATAGCCAAGGGCAGATTAACTACATTAGGGGTCTCTACGCCGGTGAAGTATCCTACGTTGACCACTACTTCGGTGAATTCTACAATGCCTTGAGGGATCTTGGCCTACTTGAACAGTCAATAATAATACTCCTAGCTGACCACGGGCATCCATTGGCTGATCACGGTAAGTTCCTTAAGGGTGGGGATAGGCTATACAGTGAGCTACTTAAGGTCCCATTCATGGTTAGGCTACCTAACGGTAGGCACCTTGTTACTGACGCCATTGTGCAATTCCCAGACGTACTACCAACATTAATTGAACTCCTAGGTCTACCTGAAACCTACACTTACCCACTTGCCGGTAGGAGTTTCGCAAGCATTCTAAACGGCTCGGCTAGTAGGCATAGGGCATACGCAATAATGGGGTATCATGAGGCTGTGGATAGGTGTATTAGGGATGGTGAATGGAGCCTAATCTACAGGCCTGACGGCAACCATGAATTATACAACCTAACCAAGGACCCAAGGGAGAGGGCTAACCTAGCCGGTGAAATGCCAGATAAGGTTAATGAAATGCTGAGTAAACTGGCATTATGGTTCATGAATAGGAGCAGGCCAGTTAGGCAGGTTCAGGCAAAGTATGAACTAGGGGGAACTGGGAAGGCTTAA